AAATAatatttgattctattattatgcaaatctTGAGCgatattttgccattgttttgtacaccaacatcacgtgagtgaaaaccaagacatttattgtttataaaaaaagaagaaaaaacaatagtGATCAATCATCAAAAATCCCCGGAAATTATAACTCGCAGAGTTTCTGCGAAGACTCTCTCTGTAAACCGAAAGCATTTGCTTCAACGAAAACGTTTTGCCGCACGATTTTCTTGTAATCGACGAAGCGGAGGCTTTTAAAAGTGAAGCAGTTTCGACAAGACCTTATATTATCAGTGAGGTATGACGATTCTATGAAAGTAGAAAGTATTTCGCAAACATTTGGTGAGATGTACAGTTTACTTCTCAAGAGCAGTTCAGGCTCTCAAAAATGTTTACGATGTTGGTGAACTTGTTATTCACTACCAAACATCATGAATCTATTTGCAATCAAAAAACGGACAGAAATCGCCCGTTGTTCTTAGTAGTTAATGATATAATgagataatttataattttaaaGTATTCTTGACTTGTGCGATGGTCAATTATTTTGTCGTAAAGCAAAGTGAAAATTATAAGTAATCTACACGGGTCCCGCGCCACTGCTCTCGAATGTTACCGTGAGAAACTTGACTGCTACTGCAACCCCACTGCCacgaaacaataaaattatgtggTTGAAAGGTGCAGAAAGTGTGGCATGCTACAGTAGCAGATTCAAATTGCCCTGCTTACTCTTCAAAACAGCAACACGATGACTGTAACTAAGTTTGAGATTTGGGAACACGTAAGCCGTTTAGTACAACGACAAGGAAGAATTATGAAAGACGGGTGCGATAGTCTAGCTTACATTTCAAATAACGATCGCGCACTTTTGCCTCTAAACAGGGCGCTGTGATCGAGTAGGTTCGCTGAAATCTAGCGCCGGAAGTCACTTGCGAATAGGCAGGCAAAAGTTGCAGCatccgttgtggaaaaaaattacttcagGGGCCTGTATATACTAATAACTGACCAATGATTGTTAGATACATCTAGCTTTTGTCTACTCGTCGTTTCTCGGGTGGGTTGTAATTGGAGGAAGTCTGTTCGTCGTGCGGTAAGAATTACGGTCAAGTCGCCCGGTGATAGCTTTATTTCGTCTGAAACCAGAGCCGGCTATAATGTCACCTGAAGTTTATTGTTATGTCATTGTGTTGTGTCATTAAACTAAGACAGTCGATGAAAGCCAGCAAGAGCggcctttttttctttggacAAACTTAGGGCGACATAGTTCTGGTTTCGGGTAACACCACTTCGGGCTGACTTTTAGGTGACTTCAGGAGGTTTACGTCACTGAAGGAACTTGAATGTACATGCAACTAAAAGCAAACGATCTATTGAGTTGGGCTGAAATGTGGTGTTTGCCTTAAGCCAACGAAACGTAATTTCAACTTAGTTCTTGCCGTTGACCCCAGTTGTTGaacaaatatttaaaagagaaaaaaaaatgaaatggagGATTTTCGGGGCTACTTTAGCCATCTGTTTGTCGTTTGTTGTTTCTACTTGCATGCAAAGTGGAACTTTATGTTTTTATTGTCAAAATGGGGTAAAATAACCGAAGAAATACTTGACCTCTGCATTTTCCTTATCTCAGTTATCAATAACAATGTTCTAGTTTCTTATCTGAGACTCGGAGCCATTCGTACTCCCTTCTATCACCGAAATAGATTTAAATAAcgaaagaaatattaaaatttaagttttatttttcctttcttttcttagcTATCAGTCGCAAGGTACATACCTTCTGTGGATATTATCACACTCCCGTTTTGGCATGAATGTTTGCATCAGTATCCCCGAAGGCACCGTCTCCCCTAACGAAGACTTCATCAAACACGTTGAATTTAATGGCCAAGACGAACATAAGTACAGCATTGCATATAAAAAACTGGGAAATACTCTGTTCTTCAAATATCTGGAGAGCAAAGAGTCTTTCTTGCTACAAGAACAACTCATGGCTGTCACGTTTAACACATCGATGCCGGAAGAAGCAAACATCAAGCTTTGTAAGGACATCCTGAAAAAAGGGATTTTCTGTGACGGCAAGATCTTTCATTTCCTTGGTCATTCCATCAgtcaactgaaagaaaaaaccTGTTTCATGATGGAGGGCAGTGATGAAGAAATCCAAACCCACTTGAGAAATTTCGGTGAGTTCGTTGAAGTGAACGATGTGAATATTCGTGCCAAGAAGATTGGCGTGTTGTTCACTCCATTCCAGTACTTCGTAGAGGTGAACGAAGATCCTCGTGAGATGCTCGGATCCATCTGTGGCCCCGGATTCATGTCTCAAGAGTTTGCAGCAAAGGTGAGAGCTCTGATGGATGTCAATTACCCCGAACCAAGCGCACTGTTAGTTCACTACCAAGGTTTCCAAGGAATTTCAGTATTGAAAACGGAGCACGTCAGCACTCCTTCTCTTCAAGACCAGTCCCACGAGAGAACCGGAATCAGCACTCCTTCTCTTCAAGACCAGTCCCACGAGAGAACCGGACAGACGACCACCCCACAGGAGATGTCACGCCCAGTTTCCAAGTTGGCATGCATTCTCGATTATTCCCGACCTGGCGTGAACGCGTATCTCGACGCCAAACTTGTCATGCTTCTAGCAGCGAGGGGAGTCCAAATTAAAGACCTCAGAGCCCTTCAAACAGACTACTACAAACTGTTGGAAAAAATGTGCCATGACAGCGCTTCCAAAGATTATTTCTTGCGCTTAACTGGCCGTACTATCGAAGGAAGTCagacagatggagatttcagggCCCTGCGACGAGAAGAAGTGAAAAACATGCTTGAATGGAATGGTTCAAGAACTGAAGTCCCACGTGTAAGAATCTTGGTTCCTAAAGCTCGAGTAGTGTTTGGTGTCGGTGACCCTTATGGGGAATTGAAGAAAGGAGAGTGTTACTTTAAACCAACTTTGGTTCGCGGAGAGGGAAGCGAATTCGAGGCTGAAAAGAAGGTTTTTGTTGTGCGCACTCCTTGCTACCACCCTGGAGACATACATGTTTTCAAGCTTTGCCATGAAAAGACAGCGTATCAAAACCTAATAAATTGTTTAGTCCTCCCTCTTGGTCATGCCTTTGAAAATACCACAGCCGATTTGAATGAGAACCAGTTCATTGTCTGCTGGGATGCAAATCTAATCCCAAAACAAAAGGTCAAGCCCTGTTCGTGCTTACCGACCTCACGTGAAAAAATGAATCGTACTTGGGACAAATGTCTTTCGTACTTTCGAAAAAGTCCCCCAAAAACCGCGAAAGAGCAACGGGAGGAACTGATCGACCATTTTGCCAGTTTCAAAGATGATTTGCCACGTCGAATTGACCAGGTCTACATGAAACGTGCCAGAACAGGTTATGGACTTTCGTCCACAGAGTGTGAACAACTAAGCAAGATGTATCACCAAGCTACCAACTATACCGTTGACGAAGAATACTTCCTGAAAAGGCTTAAGGAATTAGAAAGTTCTTATTCATTCGGACACCGAGAGGATGGGAGAAATCGTCGTCCATTCCAAAGGAATCGTGAATTTCAAGTTGGTGGCAGCCTGTTAAAGGATTTTGAAAGCGCAGCTTTTGACTTTGTCAGGAAAATCGGACCAACTTGTTGAACGAGCACCTTTAAAGAGTTCCGGTTAACGGTTCTTCTTGCCTT
The Acropora muricata isolate sample 2 chromosome 3, ASM3666990v1, whole genome shotgun sequence genome window above contains:
- the LOC136912139 gene encoding uncharacterized protein, with the protein product MNVCISIPEGTVSPNEDFIKHVEFNGQDEHKYSIAYKKLGNTLFFKYLESKESFLLQEQLMAVTFNTSMPEEANIKLCKDILKKGIFCDGKIFHFLGHSISQLKEKTCFMMEGSDEEIQTHLRNFGEFVEVNDVNIRAKKIGVLFTPFQYFVEVNEDPREMLGSICGPGFMSQEFAAKVRALMDVNYPEPSALLVHYQGFQGISVLKTEHVSTPSLQDQSHERTGISTPSLQDQSHERTGQTTTPQEMSRPVSKLACILDYSRPGVNAYLDAKLVMLLAARGVQIKDLRALQTDYYKLLEKMCHDSASKDYFLRLTGRTIEGSQTDGDFRALRREEVKNMLEWNGSRTEVPRVRILVPKARVVFGVGDPYGELKKGECYFKPTLVRGEGSEFEAEKKVFVVRTPCYHPGDIHVFKLCHEKTAYQNLINCLVLPLGHAFENTTADLNENQFIVCWDANLIPKQKVKPCSCLPTSREKMNRTWDKCLSYFRKSPPKTAKEQREELIDHFASFKDDLPRRIDQVYMKRARTGYGLSSTECEQLSKMYHQATNYTVDEEYFLKRLKELESSYSFGHREDGRNRRPFQRNREFQVGGSLLKDFESAAFDFVRKIGPTC